In Bradyrhizobium sp. 170, the DNA window GCGGCTCGAAGAAGAGCTTGTCTCAGGGCATCACCATAGCCAAGGTGATCTTCGCTTCGCACGCCGTGGGCGCGGCCATCCTTCCCCTCATGATCTTCCATCAGATCCAGTTGATGGTCTGCGCGGCACTGGCCCAGCGGTGGGGCCGTTGCGCGGAGACTTTTCCATCCCTGGCTTCAGCGGATGCGAAATCCCTTTTGCCGCACTGAAAAAGCTCCCGCCTTTGCTGCGGGTTCGCCGCGGCTTCAATTTCAACGGGTAGTGCTTGTCCCTTATTCCGGACTGATTGCGCGGATGACCTGGGTCATGAAGGCTGATGGCGAGCGATACAAGCAACCCGTCGCGCTTGCGGCGTAACGAGATCGTGTCGGAACCGGCGTGATGTGAAGGTCGGGAGGCGAACTGTGCGTAATGCAGAGCCGGTCGATCCGGCGATCGGGACAACCCACTTGTGCCATCGCATCGTCGAGCGGGCGCTTTTGACCGGAACCTGGTCCACGGAGAGCATCATGGCCAGTGGTCATGTGAACCGCACCTGCAAGCCGAACACATGACTGCACCGACAAAGCCTGCGACGTGACGAAGGTCCTTGCCAACCCGGAGCCGTCCACACACGGCACTTTGAGACTTGCCGACTGATCCCTGGAATGTCCGCTACCCGAAAGACCGAAAATAATCGACGGGCGATCAGTGACGCGAAATTATGACGGGGATTGCAGCGATCGCGGAACCGTCCCCGTCGCCTACCTTGCCTGGCTCTCGCGTAATTTCCGGGCCAACGCGCGCGTCTTTGCGCGTGAGGCCGCCTCCTGGCTGTGCGAGCAGCTGGCACAGCACGCCTCGACGCAGGGACCGAGTGCCTCTTCGATGATGGTGTTGATGGTGCGCGCGCAACGACCGCAATCGGCGCTGCAACCAAGGCAGCCATAGAACTGCTTGGCATTTCGCGGCAAGGACCCGCTGCCGTTCAC includes these proteins:
- a CDS encoding (2Fe-2S)-binding protein, with the protein product MIVCSCNVLSDHDVRNAVNGSGSLPRNAKQFYGCLGCSADCGRCARTINTIIEEALGPCVEACCASCSHSQEAASRAKTRALARKLRESQAR